A segment of the Candidatus Paceibacterota bacterium genome:
TATAGAGCGGGACTGTCGAGGTGCATGCAACTCAATCAGGAGGCGAAGATTTGGACTCCTGCGAATTTGCGGGTAATGCCAACGACCTTTCGTCCTTGGGGCCAGCTCCGCCCGCACTGCCTCGGCGCCATCAACTGCGGGGTTGGCGGGCCTATCGGGTGAGACTACGGTGTGGTTCCCATGGGGAGCGATCCCCATGGGAACCACACAGGGTACACCCGTGATTGTCGCAGGGTTAACACGGGCCTTCGCGGCTGGACTGACTGTGGTTGCAGGGCCTCTTGGACGCCTCTTTTCCGGTTTGCACGTCAAGGCAGGGATCCTCAGTGCCGTAAACTACGGACACAACTGCCCTTGCAGGTCGGGGTACCGGATTGGGCCTGGGAGTTCAGGGCCCCATGACCTCTGCGCCGCTGAGTTTAGAAGCGATTAACCGGCGAACTTCCGCTTCATCTGGCCATGTAGTAATCGCGGACTGCGTCCATTGCGACGTCGGGGTAGTCGGTGGCGAAGCTGGCGCAGCCAAGATCAAGCAGGCGGTGGAAAACCTTTGGGTCTTTCTGTTTCCACGGCAGCGTTTGGAACAGGATGCCATAGGTTCGCAGCTCCTGCCCGGTCTGACGCAGAAAGGCTTCGCTCGGGAAGAAGACCCCCTCTGGGCTGGTGTTGACGTGGATCTGGAGCGTGTCAATGTCCGCAAAATTCACCTTGCGGAGCGCCGCCAGCCGCTTGGCAAGCTTTGCCTGGGGTCCGTCTGGCGCATCCGCAGGGCCGCTCATCCAGTTTTGGGGGCCGCCCATCCAGTGGATCGTCCTGGACTTGGGTGCGAACGTTCTCCACAGCTGTATCTCGTCGTATTTCGTGCTGGCCAGGATCAACTGCCGGTGGACCCCAACCGTCTCCGCTGCCAGCTTTCGAAAATCAACCTTCTTGATGTCAATGTAGAGTGAGCGTTCCGGGTGCGCTTTTAGAATACCGACCATCTCGGCGAGGCTGATACCCCTTTGGCCCGCGAACTTCTTACTGCGAAAGCTGCCGACATCGAGCTTCTTGACCTCCTCAAACGTCAGGTCAGCAACTCCCTTCCGCTTCAGATCTTCGGGCGCATTCGGCAGAATCCGGGCGAAGTTATTGTCATGGAACGAGACGATTACTCCATCCTTCGTCTGCCGCAAATCCGCCTCCGGGATGCACCCTAGTTTCCACCCCAGCTCGAACGCCTCCATTGACCCTTCCGGCGCCAGGTCGCCCGCACCGCGATGGGCTTGCATGGTGAACCGGGCGAGCGGGATGTGGTCGCGGACGTTCCAGTCCTTTGGGCCATTTCTGTAATAGGCGCGGAGCGCGTTCATCGCCACATCCGGCCGGTCAGTCCCAAGCCCCTCGGTGCCCAAATCGAACAGCCGGGTGTAGATGGTCTCCAAGTGCGGCACATTCCACGGCATAGTCTGGAACTCGATCCCATGTCCGCGCACCTCGACTCCCGCGCGGCGCACAAACTCGTCGCTGGGCACCATCCGATTGTTATTGGTGTTGAGATGGCAGTGGACCTGCAGTCGGTCAATATGGGCAAACCCGATCTCGCGCAGCTTGGCAAATCGCTTCTCCACATTGGCGTCGTTGGTGTCGCCCCAAGTGCCAATCCACAGGAACGCATCGCTGCGCGGAGCCACCGCTTTCCACCGTGCGCAGTCCATTTCCGAGCCAGTGGCCAGCACGATCTGATCGTGCACATCCGCAGTCTCCCGGGCCATCTTGGCAAAATCCACATTCTTAACGTCAATGTATGCCGACCGCTTCGTGTCCTTCTTGAGTGCCGCAACAATCTCAGCCAGGCTTACGATTCGCTGACCAGCGAATTGAGGACCGCGGAACGCCCCGACGTCGAGCTGTTTTGCCTCCTCATAGGTGACATCTTCCAGCCGCTTCTGCTTCATTTCCTTCGATGCCCAGGGCATAATCCGTGCGAAGTTCTTGTCGTGGAACATCATCAGGTGTCCATCTTTCGTGGTTCGCACGTCCAGCTCGGGAATGCAGCCCATGCTCCAGGAAAGTTCGAGCGCTTCCATGGTGTTTTCAGGCGCTAAATCTCCCGCTCCCCGATGGGCTACGACCGAAACCCGTTCCAACGGGATATTACGAATATTCCAAACGGGTTCGGCGGCTGAACCCACCCAAACGACTGAAATTGCTCCGAGCGCAATGCCCCAAATCAGCGTATGCCGAGATATCATGTGCGCTTGGTAACATATATTTGGGCGGATACAAGCGCCAAGTCGGCGCCACGTTCTGTTGTTGAATCAGTGTGCCCCCGGAGGGCGTTGCGGCGCGCTGCGCCAAGGAGCGAGTGAAATTCCTTTCGCTGCTCGAGGATGGGTCGAACGATCTGGTCGTTACCGGCGCTGCTTCATCATCTTTGCCAGCGTGGGTTCCATCGCTTTGGCCCATAGCTGATAGCCGTATTCGTTTGGATGCAGAAAGTCGGGCATGATTTCAGCTGGGACTTTGCCGTCGGGACCGAGGAAGACTTTGTTGATGTCAAGGAAGCGAACGTTTTTGCCATCATCGAGCGTGGCGATGATTTCGTTGACTTGGGCATTGGTGGCAAGCTGTTCGGGTGTGTCCCTGCGGGTGTTTCGCGGAAACACGGCCAGTAACAGCACCTTGGTTGCGGGGCAGCGAGTTCGTATCTCCCGCACGATGAGCTTGATGGCATCGGCGACGGGACCGGGTTGGTCCTCCTTGCTATTGTTGGTGCCGATCATAAGCACGGCGACTTTGGGGTTGATACCGTCCAACTCGCCGTGTTGGATGCGCCAGAGAAGGTGCTGGGTGCGATCGCCGCCGATGCCAAAATTCGCGGCGTGGCGGGGGGCGTAATACTTGTGCCAGACATTGGAACCTTTCTTGCGCCAACCATCGGTGATGGAATCGCCGAGGAAGAGCAGATCAACGCCGCCGCTGTTAGCCTGAGCGACATAGCCCTCGTGCCGCGCGAGCCAGTTGGCCGGGCTGCTGCGGGTGGTCGGCACCGACGGAGCATTCAGCATCGGCGAGTCGGCGGCTTGTGCTGACAAATGACCTGCCAGCATTAGAGTTGAGATGAACGCAAACCAGGATGGTGTTTTCATACGAGCAGCGGGAAGCTATGCAAGGAACGGGGTGTGGCGCAAGGCTCAACTGGCATCACCCGGCAAGAGTGCAAACGCTTCTGAATGTGGTAAGGTAACTGTAAGATGTTCGCCGCGGCATGCGGAAACCCGCGGGTCCTAATTGACAGGAGAACCTTATGGACAAGTTTGAAAAAATCGCCGTGCTGGAAAGCGAAGTTCAGGCCGAGTTGGTGGACAGCATCCTGGAGGAACGAGACATCCCGCATGTCATGCGGAGCTATCATGATTCAGCCTATGATGGGATATTTCAAACCCACGCCGGCTGGGGACAGATAGAGGCGCCATTGTCCTTCCGGGACGAGATTCTGACAGCGATCGAAGACATCAAGCGCCAGGCATCGTCAGAAGCGGGACGTCAAACATCCTGACATCCTGGAGCCTGCGTTGGCTCTGTTCTCGCTTCACCCTGGCTCTCTTCTTTGGCGAGAAGATCGGGGCGAGGAGGAGAGGCCTACCGCGCGCGTATATCGTAGCAGAGGAGCGTATCCATGTCGCGCAGGTAGAGTCTGCCGTGAGCGATGACGGGGTGGGGCCAGGCTTTCTTGTCGCTGCGATCGGGTTGTTCAAAACGG
Coding sequences within it:
- a CDS encoding glycerophosphodiester phosphodiesterase family protein; protein product: MISRHTLIWGIALGAISVVWVGSAAEPVWNIRNIPLERVSVVAHRGAGDLAPENTMEALELSWSMGCIPELDVRTTKDGHLMMFHDKNFARIMPWASKEMKQKRLEDVTYEEAKQLDVGAFRGPQFAGQRIVSLAEIVAALKKDTKRSAYIDVKNVDFAKMARETADVHDQIVLATGSEMDCARWKAVAPRSDAFLWIGTWGDTNDANVEKRFAKLREIGFAHIDRLQVHCHLNTNNNRMVPSDEFVRRAGVEVRGHGIEFQTMPWNVPHLETIYTRLFDLGTEGLGTDRPDVAMNALRAYYRNGPKDWNVRDHIPLARFTMQAHRGAGDLAPEGSMEAFELGWKLGCIPEADLRQTKDGVIVSFHDNNFARILPNAPEDLKRKGVADLTFEEVKKLDVGSFRSKKFAGQRGISLAEMVGILKAHPERSLYIDIKKVDFRKLAAETVGVHRQLILASTKYDEIQLWRTFAPKSRTIHWMGGPQNWMSGPADAPDGPQAKLAKRLAALRKVNFADIDTLQIHVNTSPEGVFFPSEAFLRQTGQELRTYGILFQTLPWKQKDPKVFHRLLDLGCASFATDYPDVAMDAVRDYYMAR
- a CDS encoding GDSL-type esterase/lipase family protein, producing the protein MKTPSWFAFISTLMLAGHLSAQAADSPMLNAPSVPTTRSSPANWLARHEGYVAQANSGGVDLLFLGDSITDGWRKKGSNVWHKYYAPRHAANFGIGGDRTQHLLWRIQHGELDGINPKVAVLMIGTNNSKEDQPGPVADAIKLIVREIRTRCPATKVLLLAVFPRNTRRDTPEQLATNAQVNEIIATLDDGKNVRFLDINKVFLGPDGKVPAEIMPDFLHPNEYGYQLWAKAMEPTLAKMMKQRR